In one window of Halomarina pelagica DNA:
- the tcmP gene encoding three-Cys-motif partner protein TcmP has translation MRQPDQAWIRNQLRQLTDHSDTLCEIGDEEVVDATFGPWTALKLVSLTATVDVYTSIMANNGFNYYYVDAMSGGGIVNLDGCDGALVGSPIIAGTVPREPFEKLYFVEASRDRAEALRARLDYAVDEIDAFNHTRDDCVVIHGDANEVLPKLPQMIKEDNGGTLTGRNGMGGAHHLAFIDNEKYEVKFEAIRKLSTMLNDLLINYQETSLNRQYGRILRGDCEWDDFLAFFDKRGGVKRLEAPEDRFDFYTRLLENIDRSEYRSLQVRGSNAYSYAYRMVYATRLTGGGSEYAQFMDGQKRKIEGITGDEIGTVLDTMRGAGTTLDLWSAEEKAEDGQSKLADY, from the coding sequence ATGCGGCAACCGGACCAAGCGTGGATTCGCAACCAGCTCCGCCAACTCACTGACCACTCCGACACACTGTGTGAAATCGGCGATGAAGAGGTGGTTGATGCCACGTTCGGTCCCTGGACGGCGCTCAAGCTCGTCTCACTCACTGCGACTGTGGACGTCTATACGTCTATCATGGCGAACAACGGGTTCAACTACTACTACGTGGACGCCATGTCGGGTGGAGGCATCGTCAATCTCGACGGCTGCGACGGCGCGTTGGTGGGTTCACCTATCATTGCGGGCACTGTCCCTCGTGAACCGTTCGAGAAGCTGTACTTCGTCGAGGCGTCACGCGACCGGGCCGAAGCGCTCCGTGCCCGACTTGACTACGCAGTTGACGAGATTGATGCATTCAACCATACTCGCGACGACTGCGTGGTGATACACGGTGACGCGAACGAGGTCCTTCCAAAACTCCCACAGATGATAAAGGAAGACAACGGGGGGACGCTCACGGGGCGAAACGGGATGGGCGGCGCACATCACCTCGCATTCATCGATAACGAAAAATACGAGGTCAAGTTCGAGGCGATTCGGAAGCTCTCCACCATGCTAAACGACCTCCTCATCAATTACCAAGAGACATCTCTCAACCGGCAGTATGGCCGAATTCTCCGGGGCGACTGTGAATGGGACGACTTCCTCGCGTTCTTCGACAAACGCGGTGGGGTGAAACGGTTAGAAGCCCCCGAGGACCGCTTCGACTTCTACACGAGGTTGCTCGAAAACATCGACCGCTCAGAGTACCGCTCTCTCCAAGTAAGGGGCTCGAACGCCTACTCCTACGCCTATCGAATGGTGTACGCGACTCGGCTAACTGGCGGTGGCAGTGAGTACGCTCAGTTCATGGACGGTCAAAAGCGGAAAATCGAAGGCATCACTGGCGACGAAATCGGGACCGTTCTCGATACGATGCGTGGTGCGGGAACGACACTCGACCTCTGGTCTGCGGAAGAGAAAGCCGAGGACGGACAGAGCAAACTCGCTGACTACTGA
- a CDS encoding radical SAM protein, with protein MLEEEAGVKNPQKEWGSYVLYRDGLDERLDAHLGRKHTWKETEKGAGVVGISFSTDCYMDGRAGDITRGVVEALAKHERYARVLTRNPILALQDHPTFEAAGEYVTIGSSIPSLNADEVAAIELSAPSPEHRLRGLDEFNELGVNTFVSMSPTYPTMDRGDLRELLGRVAECDPSVVFHEPINPRAGNFQMCIQAARDAGEPELANHLETLTDVEQWVDYAVAHLSAVQEIGDEMGLPIHLWPDKELVKLTDGRVSEWLSEWRERQSPESFGGRETPDTPMPELPSQ; from the coding sequence ATGCTCGAAGAAGAGGCCGGAGTGAAGAACCCCCAGAAGGAGTGGGGCTCGTATGTGCTCTACCGTGACGGCCTCGACGAGCGCCTCGACGCTCACCTCGGTCGGAAGCACACGTGGAAGGAGACCGAGAAGGGAGCGGGTGTCGTAGGCATCTCGTTCTCCACAGACTGCTACATGGACGGGCGCGCGGGCGACATCACACGTGGAGTCGTTGAGGCACTGGCGAAGCACGAAAGGTACGCACGAGTGCTGACTCGAAACCCTATCCTCGCGCTCCAAGACCACCCTACATTCGAAGCGGCTGGGGAGTACGTCACCATCGGGTCTTCGATTCCCTCCCTCAACGCCGACGAGGTCGCTGCTATCGAGCTGAGCGCGCCCTCACCAGAGCACCGACTCCGTGGGCTGGACGAGTTCAACGAACTCGGCGTAAATACGTTCGTTTCCATGAGTCCGACGTATCCGACGATGGACCGAGGCGACCTTCGTGAGCTCCTCGGTCGAGTAGCCGAGTGCGACCCTTCGGTCGTGTTCCACGAACCCATCAACCCACGCGCGGGCAACTTCCAGATGTGCATCCAGGCGGCTCGTGACGCCGGGGAACCGGAGCTGGCGAACCATCTGGAGACGCTCACCGACGTCGAGCAGTGGGTCGACTACGCGGTCGCCCACCTCTCGGCGGTCCAAGAGATAGGCGACGAGATGGGACTTCCAATCCATCTCTGGCCGGACAAAGAGCTCGTGAAGCTCACGGACGGTCGTGTGTCCGAATGGCTCTCGGAGTGGCGTGAGCGCCAGTCGCCAGAATCGTTCGGTGGAAGAGAGACGCCAGACACGCCGATGCCCGAGCTGCCGTCTCAGTAG
- a CDS encoding ATP-binding protein, with translation MRRTFINRDREFEFLDTRFTTGERQLLVFYGRRRVGKTALVTEFLERCSRDHVYFLADQRGTDANVTRFAQQCAAAFDDIPPAVEGFDDAFEYIVRRIDDAFVVVIDEFSYLVEEDESIPSVFQRIHDDILAETQVSVILLGSSISMMEEGALSHESPLYGRRTGQWKLTPLRFVDACRFFPAYSITDLIRVYAVLGGVPAYLEQFDPEASVPDNIRERVLSKGTFLYEEPEFFLRQELREPATYMAILEAMAAGNTRVTEIANAIGRDASGMSRYLQNLQRLEVVDKLVPVTEPNRKQGIYTICDHFFEFWFRFASPNLSDLEQGNVDPVAKSVMSGLNEHTSWVFEDICRQAVQHPNFPISVSRTGTWWYDEEEIDVAAVSEDDERLVLGECKWTSSPVDDGLLTALEGKASSVRWRGVNRTEYLVLFSKSGFTESLRETANERDDLLLYGLPELVTLFDIETTSESARST, from the coding sequence ATGCGCAGAACGTTTATCAACCGTGATCGGGAGTTCGAATTTCTCGATACACGATTCACCACTGGTGAACGGCAGTTGCTCGTCTTCTATGGACGCCGTCGCGTCGGGAAGACTGCACTCGTCACCGAGTTTCTCGAACGATGCTCGCGCGATCACGTCTACTTCCTCGCTGACCAGCGGGGTACGGACGCAAATGTGACCCGCTTCGCCCAGCAGTGTGCAGCCGCATTTGACGATATTCCGCCAGCAGTCGAGGGCTTTGACGATGCCTTCGAATACATCGTTCGGCGGATCGACGATGCGTTTGTCGTCGTGATCGATGAATTCTCCTATCTTGTCGAGGAAGACGAGTCGATCCCATCCGTGTTCCAACGGATTCACGACGACATCCTCGCGGAGACACAGGTGTCCGTGATACTGCTCGGCTCATCGATTTCGATGATGGAGGAGGGAGCACTCAGCCACGAGAGCCCACTCTACGGACGTCGAACGGGACAGTGGAAGCTGACACCACTGCGCTTCGTGGACGCATGTCGCTTTTTCCCGGCGTATTCAATCACCGATCTGATTCGCGTATACGCTGTCCTCGGTGGTGTGCCGGCCTACCTCGAGCAGTTCGATCCGGAGGCATCGGTGCCCGACAATATCCGTGAGCGCGTTCTCTCGAAAGGAACGTTTCTGTACGAAGAGCCAGAGTTCTTCCTCCGTCAGGAACTGCGTGAGCCAGCAACCTACATGGCGATTCTGGAGGCGATGGCGGCTGGCAACACGAGAGTCACCGAGATTGCGAACGCAATCGGTCGCGACGCCAGCGGCATGTCGCGATACCTGCAAAACCTGCAACGGTTAGAAGTCGTCGATAAACTCGTTCCCGTGACCGAGCCGAATCGAAAGCAAGGGATCTACACGATCTGCGATCACTTCTTCGAGTTCTGGTTTCGCTTCGCGTCGCCAAACCTCTCCGATCTCGAACAAGGGAACGTCGACCCGGTCGCTAAATCCGTGATGAGTGGCCTCAATGAACATACGAGTTGGGTCTTCGAGGATATCTGCCGGCAGGCAGTCCAGCATCCCAACTTCCCCATTTCCGTGTCCCGGACTGGGACATGGTGGTACGACGAAGAGGAGATCGATGTCGCCGCTGTCAGTGAGGACGATGAACGACTCGTCCTCGGTGAATGTAAATGGACGAGTTCGCCAGTCGACGACGGCCTTCTCACGGCTCTCGAAGGAAAAGCGTCGAGTGTTCGGTGGCGTGGAGTGAATCGAACTGAGTACCTCGTCTTGTTTTCGAAGAGCGGCTTCACTGAGTCGCTCCGAGAGACCGCGAACGAGCGGGACGATCTCTTGCTCTACGGTCTTCCAGAGCTGGTTACACTGTTCGATATCGAGACCACATCCGAGTCGGCACGGTCTACTTAA